One Chaetodon trifascialis isolate fChaTrf1 chromosome 13, fChaTrf1.hap1, whole genome shotgun sequence DNA segment encodes these proteins:
- the ctbp2a gene encoding C-terminal-binding protein 2a isoform X3, which yields MALVDKHKVKRQRLDRICEGIRPQIMNGPMHPRPLVALLDGRDCTVEMPILKDLATVAFCDAQSTQEIHEKVLNEAVGAMMYHTITLTREDLEKFKALRIIIRIGSGYDNIDIKAAGELGIAVCNIPSAAVEETADSTLCHILNLYRRNTWLYQALREGTRVQSVEQIREVASGAARIRGETLGLIGFGRSGQAVAMRAKAFGFNVIFYDPYLQDGLERSLGVQRVYTLQDLLYQSDCVSLHCNLNEHNHHLINDFTIKQMRQGAFLVNSARGGLVDEKALAQALKEGRIRGAALDVHESEPFSFSQGPLKDAPNLICTPHTAWYSEQASLEMREAAATEIRRAITGRIPDSLRNCVNKEFFVTTAPWGMMEQQQPQVHPEINGAAYRFPPGVVGVAPGGIPGPMEGLVPGGVPIAHTLPPGTHPSQATSPNQPSKHGDPMREHMTEP from the exons gtatTCGGCCCCAGATTATGAATGGGCCTATGCACCCGCGCCCCCTGGTGGCGCTGCTGGATGGGCGCGACTGCACCGTGGAGATGCCCATCCTCAAAGATCTGGCCACGGTGGCTTTCTGTGACGCGCAGTCCACGCAGGAGATACATGAAAAG GTGCTGAATGAGGCAGTTGGGGCCATGATGTACCACACCATCACCCTGACCAGAGAGGACTTGGAGAAGTTCAAGGCGCTGCGCATCATTATCCGTATCGGCAGCGGCTACGACAACATCGACATCAAGGCTGCCGGGGAGCTCG GCATCGCAGTTTGTAATATTCCCTCAGCAGCTGTAGAAGAAACAGCAGACTCGACACTTTGTCACATCCTCAACCTGTACCGGCGAAACACCTGGCTGTACCAGGCTCTCCGGGAGGGCACGCGGGTCCAGAGCGTGGAGCAAATCCGCGAGGTGGCGTCGGGGGCGGCCAGGATCCGAGGAGAGACGCTTGGCCTCATCGGATTTG GTCGCTCGGGCCAGGCGGTGGCGATGCGGGCCAAGGCGTTTGGCTTCAACGTGATCTTCTACGACCCCTACCTCCAGGACGGTTTGGAGCGCTCTCTGGGCGTTCAGCGAGTCTACACTCTCCAGGACCTGCTCTACCAGAGCGACTGCGTCTCCCTGCACTGCAACCTGAACGAACACAACCACCACCTCATCAACGACTTCACCATCAAGCAG atgcgTCAAGGTGCTTTCCTGGTCAACTCGGCACGGGGAGGACTGGTGGATGAGAAAGCTCTGGCTCAGGCCCTGAAAGAAGGCCGGATAAGGGGAGCAGCTCTGGACGTTCACGAGTCGGAGCCTTTCAG TTTTTCCCAAGGTCCTCTAAAAGACGCCCCCAACCTGATCTGCACACCCCACACCGCTTGGTACAGCGAGCAGGCGTCACTGGAGATGAGAGAGGCCGCCGCCACAGAAATACGCAGAGCCATCACTG GCCGTATCCCCGACAGCCTCCGGAACTGCGTCAACAAAGAGTTTTTTGTTACCACTGCTCCCTGGGGGatgatggagcagcagcagcctcaagTTCACCCTGAGATCAATGGTGCCGCCTACAG ATTCCCTCCTGGTGTGGTGGGCGTCGCCCCTGGCGGGATTCCCGGACCTATGGAGGGGTTGGTGCCTGGGGGAGTTCCCATCGCCCACACCCTGCCCCCTGGTACCCATCCGTCCCAGGCCACCTCCCCCAACCAACCCTCCAAACACGGCGACCCCATGAGAGAGCACATGACTGAGCCGTAG
- the ctbp2a gene encoding C-terminal-binding protein 2a isoform X4: protein MWRQHFPGIRPQIMNGPMHPRPLVALLDGRDCTVEMPILKDLATVAFCDAQSTQEIHEKVLNEAVGAMMYHTITLTREDLEKFKALRIIIRIGSGYDNIDIKAAGELGIAVCNIPSAAVEETADSTLCHILNLYRRNTWLYQALREGTRVQSVEQIREVASGAARIRGETLGLIGFGRSGQAVAMRAKAFGFNVIFYDPYLQDGLERSLGVQRVYTLQDLLYQSDCVSLHCNLNEHNHHLINDFTIKQMRQGAFLVNSARGGLVDEKALAQALKEGRIRGAALDVHESEPFSFSQGPLKDAPNLICTPHTAWYSEQASLEMREAAATEIRRAITGRIPDSLRNCVNKEFFVTTAPWGMMEQQQPQVHPEINGAAYRFPPGVVGVAPGGIPGPMEGLVPGGVPIAHTLPPGTHPSQATSPNQPSKHGDPMREHMTEP from the exons ATGTGGAGACAGCATTTCCCAG gtatTCGGCCCCAGATTATGAATGGGCCTATGCACCCGCGCCCCCTGGTGGCGCTGCTGGATGGGCGCGACTGCACCGTGGAGATGCCCATCCTCAAAGATCTGGCCACGGTGGCTTTCTGTGACGCGCAGTCCACGCAGGAGATACATGAAAAG GTGCTGAATGAGGCAGTTGGGGCCATGATGTACCACACCATCACCCTGACCAGAGAGGACTTGGAGAAGTTCAAGGCGCTGCGCATCATTATCCGTATCGGCAGCGGCTACGACAACATCGACATCAAGGCTGCCGGGGAGCTCG GCATCGCAGTTTGTAATATTCCCTCAGCAGCTGTAGAAGAAACAGCAGACTCGACACTTTGTCACATCCTCAACCTGTACCGGCGAAACACCTGGCTGTACCAGGCTCTCCGGGAGGGCACGCGGGTCCAGAGCGTGGAGCAAATCCGCGAGGTGGCGTCGGGGGCGGCCAGGATCCGAGGAGAGACGCTTGGCCTCATCGGATTTG GTCGCTCGGGCCAGGCGGTGGCGATGCGGGCCAAGGCGTTTGGCTTCAACGTGATCTTCTACGACCCCTACCTCCAGGACGGTTTGGAGCGCTCTCTGGGCGTTCAGCGAGTCTACACTCTCCAGGACCTGCTCTACCAGAGCGACTGCGTCTCCCTGCACTGCAACCTGAACGAACACAACCACCACCTCATCAACGACTTCACCATCAAGCAG atgcgTCAAGGTGCTTTCCTGGTCAACTCGGCACGGGGAGGACTGGTGGATGAGAAAGCTCTGGCTCAGGCCCTGAAAGAAGGCCGGATAAGGGGAGCAGCTCTGGACGTTCACGAGTCGGAGCCTTTCAG TTTTTCCCAAGGTCCTCTAAAAGACGCCCCCAACCTGATCTGCACACCCCACACCGCTTGGTACAGCGAGCAGGCGTCACTGGAGATGAGAGAGGCCGCCGCCACAGAAATACGCAGAGCCATCACTG GCCGTATCCCCGACAGCCTCCGGAACTGCGTCAACAAAGAGTTTTTTGTTACCACTGCTCCCTGGGGGatgatggagcagcagcagcctcaagTTCACCCTGAGATCAATGGTGCCGCCTACAG ATTCCCTCCTGGTGTGGTGGGCGTCGCCCCTGGCGGGATTCCCGGACCTATGGAGGGGTTGGTGCCTGGGGGAGTTCCCATCGCCCACACCCTGCCCCCTGGTACCCATCCGTCCCAGGCCACCTCCCCCAACCAACCCTCCAAACACGGCGACCCCATGAGAGAGCACATGACTGAGCCGTAG